In Chaetodon trifascialis isolate fChaTrf1 chromosome 23, fChaTrf1.hap1, whole genome shotgun sequence, the following proteins share a genomic window:
- the vbp1 gene encoding prefoldin subunit 3, translating to MAATIDNSNAVQATKKKHLGIPEAVFVEDVDSFMKQPGNETADAVLRKLDEHYQKYKYMELNLSQKKIRLKGQIPQITQTLEILRHMQKKKDTTDPMETHFLLADNVYCRASVPPTDKVCLWLGANVMLEYDIDEAQALLEKNLSTASRNLETLEDDLDFLRDQFTTTEVNMARVYNWDVKRRSKENLLKSADKS from the exons ATGGCGGCGACCATAGACAACAGCAATGCCGTTCAGGCGACAAAGAAAAAGCATCTCGGGATCCCCGAAGCTGTATTTGTG GAGGACGTCGACTCTTTTATGAAGCAGCCGGGCAACGAGACGGCAGATGCAGTGCTGAGGAAGCTGGACGAGCACTACcagaaatataaatacatggAGCTCAACCTGTCTCAAAAGAAAATCAG GTTGAAAGGCCAGATCccacaaatcacacagacactagAAATCCTCCGACACATGCAGAAGAAAAAG GACACCACAGATCCCATGGAGACACACTTCCTATTGGCCGACAATGTTTACTGCAGGGCTTCAGTGCCACCCACCGACAAAGTCTGCCTATGGTTAGGG GCTAACGTCATGTTAGAGTACGACATCGATGAAGCTCAGGCTCTCCTAGAGAAGAACCTATCCACAGCCTCCCGTAACCTGGAGACGCTGGAGGACGATCTGGATTTCCTGCGAGACCAGTTCACCACCACCGAAGTCA ACATGGCACGAGTCTACAACTGGGACGTGAAGAGAAGGAGCAAAGAAAACCTCCTCAAGTCAGCAGACAAGTCTTAA
- the LOC139351207 gene encoding E3 ubiquitin-protein ligase TRIM39-like yields the protein MASSGNMLPQKQFQCTVCQQVFTDPVTLPCGHNFCRACIQNVWDSSEVCQCPTCDKSFTPRPEISINTAFKELADTFKKIIICSSASPLSAAKPGDVLCDVCAATSLQVRALKSCLVCLTSYCETHLEPHQRVATLKLHKLIEPVRNLQDRMCKRHERLLEMFCRDEQKCVCKFCTETEHKDHQTVTTEEESGARKVQMKTTEEDFQQMIQDRLRKVEEIKNCLKLSTMSAEQERKESDRLFTSLIGSIEERQTEVRAEIKEKQKAAERRSEELIDELQREITELQSRNAELEELRDSEDHLLLLQRSPSLMSSPPTREWMEISVHPELCVGTMRRALSKVDNTLKNALDSLKKEEMKKIQKYEVDVVLDPDTAHPNIILSADGKQAGRGELLHLVPDNPQRFDPVICVVAKRGYLSGRFYFQVAVGTKTFWDLGVVRESVNRKGMITSKPENGYWTVRLRSGSEYRALDSPSVLLSLKEKPQTVGVFTDYEDGTVSFFDVEAASHIYTFTGCLFSERVFPFFSPGVCDERKNKAPLIITAVNHEAQA from the exons ATGGCGTCCTCAGGCAACATGCTACCACAAAAACAGTTCCAGTGCACCGTCTGTCAGCAAGTGTTCACCGACCCGGTCACCCTTCCCTGCGGACACAACTTCTGCCGGGCCTGCATCCAGAATGTGTGGGACAGCAGTGAGGTCTGCCAGTGCCCCACATGTGACAAATCATTCACCCCCCGGCCTGAAATAAGCATCAACACAGCTTTCAAAGAGCTGGCGGACACATTTAAGAAGATAATAATCTGTTCGTCGGCCTCACCGCTGTCCGCAGCCAAACCGGGTGACGTGCTGTGCGACGTCTGCGCTGCGACGTCCCTGCAGGTGAGGGCCCTGAAGTCCTGCCTGGTGTGCCTGACCTCGTACTGTGAAACCCACCTGGAGCCTCACCAGAGGGTTGCCACCCTGAAGCTCCACAAGCTGATCGAGCCGGTGAGAAACCTGCAGGACAGGATGTGTAAGAGGCAcgagaggctgctggagatgttCTGCAGGGACgaacagaaatgtgtttgcaAGTTCTGCACCGAGACGGAGCACAAAGATCACCAGACTGTTacgacagaggaggagagcggggCGAGAAAG GTCCAGATGAAGACGACTGAGGAAGATTTTCAACAGATGATCCAGGATCGACTGAGGAAAGTGGAGGAGATCAAAAACTGCCTGAAGCTCAGCACA ATGAGTGcggagcaggagaggaaggagagcgaCCGTCTCTTTACGTCTCTGATCGGCTCCATCGAGGAGAGACAAACTGAAGTCCGCGCAGAGATCAAGGAGAAGCAGAAGGCAGCTGAGAGGAGGTCCGAGGAGCTCATCGACGAGCTGCAGCgggaaatcactgagctgcagagcagaaacgctgagctggaggagctgagggacTCCGAGGACCATCTGCTCCTCTTGCAG AGGTCGCCCTCTCTTATGTCATCTCCACCCACCAGGGAGTGGATGGAGATCAGCGTCCACCCTGAACTCTGTGTGGGAACGATGAGGAGAGCGCTCTCCAAAGTGGACAACACCCTGAAAAATGCACTGGACAGTCTGAAGAAAGAAG agatgaagaagatTCAGAAATATGAAG TTGACGTGGTTTTAGACCCGGACACCGCCCATCCAAACATCATCCTGTCAGCTGATGGAAAGCAGGCGGGCCGCGGCGAGCTGCTGCACCTTGTGCCTGACAACCCCCAACGCTTCGACCCCGTCATCTGCGTCGTGGCCAAGAGAGGCTACCTGTCTGGGAGGTTCTACTTCCAG GTTGCAGTGGGAACGAAGACCTTCTGGGACCTGGGTGTCGTCAGGGAGTCTGTCAACAGGAAGGGGATGATCACCTCCAAGCCGGAGAACGGCTACTGGACGGTGCGGCTGCGGAGCGGCAGCGAGTACCGCGCTTTGGACTCCCCCTCCGTCCTTCTTTCTCTAAAGGAGAAGCCACAGACTGTGGGAGTGTTTACGGATTACGAGGACGGCACTGTGTCGTTCTTTGACGTGGAGGCCGCGTCTCACATCTACACCTTCACTGGGTGCTTGTTCTCGGAGAGGGTCTTCCCCTTCTTCAGCCCGGGCGTCTGCGATGAAAGGAAGAATAAGGCGCCATTGATTATCACAGCTGTTAATCATGAGGCACAGGCTTGA
- the LOC139351321 gene encoding E3 ubiquitin-protein ligase TRIM21-like produces MASVLSEEQFRCSICLDIFNNPVSIPCGHNFCLGCIKHFWDMRHKSECPLCKEVFKKRPELRINVGFKDITEKFKRSLKDKPKYKTAPPKLRIQRHLSKTDDVPCDICQEDKLMAVKSCLMCRESYCEDHLTPHLRDQLMTKHMLTDPGTFVNSHLCKKHGRLLEKFCKTDRTIVCIKCTEREHKHHEIIPMEQESKRIRSQIKKIDTEFRQLIQASIRKFEEMKTSMEMTKINKEREMQTSLQVFDKVTSTIERSQTLLVDEIEQRQEAAERGTDELLDKLQKEIGDLERGHSELQQLEESEDPLHVIQCFPCLSVPLSSRDWSKVTVHSDNYIGTVRRALSKLVDICHELENKLSAEEVIKASQYAVDVTLDPTTAAGWLTLSPDGKEVRLSCQQKKVAVPDDPRRFDSCVSVLGKQSFKSGRNYWVVQVGDKTDWDLGVAKESINRKGAITVRPDNGYWAICRRKGGNLSACAGPSITLNLQEIPQIVGIFVDYEEGSVSFYNIDAKTHIYTYDGCAFAEPLYPYFNPCLHDNGKNTSPLIICPVEVEYTDDTAAS; encoded by the exons atggcctctgtgctgtctgaggAACAGTTTCGGTGCAGCATCTGTCTTGATATCTTCAACAACCCCGTCTCCATCCCATGTGGGCACAATTTCTGCCTGGGATGCATCAAACACTTCTGGGATATGAGACATAAGTCAGAGTGTCCACTGTGCAAGGAGGTGTTTAAAAAACGCCCAGAACTCAGGATCAACGTAGGCTTTAAAGACATCACGGAGAAATTTAAAAG GTCTCTGAAGGACAAACCAAAATATAAGACAGCTCCGCCAAAGTTAAGAATCCAAAGACACCTTTCTAAGACTGATGATGTTCCCTGCGACATCTGCCAAGAAGACAAGCTAATGGCGGTCAAGTCGTGCCTCATGTGCCGCGAGTCATACTGCGAAGATCACCTGACACCTCATCTAAGGGATCAACTGATGACCAAGCACATGCTGACAGATCCAGGCACCTTCGTCAACAGTCACCTCTGCAAAAAGCACGGCAGGCTCCTGGAGAAGTTTTGCAAGACGGACAGGACAATTGTTTGCATAAAATGCACAGAGAGGGAGCACAAACACCACGAGATTATCCCCATGGAGCAGGAGAGCAAGAGGATCAGG TCTCAGATAAAGAAGATTGACACAGAGTTTCGACAGCTGATCCAGGCCAGTATCAGAAAGTTTGAGGAGATGAAGACTTCAATGGAGATGACCAAA ataaataaagaaagagagatgcaGACAAGTCTTCAGGTCTTCGACAAGGTGACGAGCACCATCGAGAGGAGCCAGACTTTGCTGGTCGATGAGATCGAGCAGCGTCAGGAAGCGGCTGAGAGGGGAACGGACGAGCTTCTCGACAAGCTCCAGAAGGAAATTGGTGACCTGGAGAGGGGTcacagtgagctgcagcagctggaggagtcCGAGGACCCTCTTCATGTCATACAG TGTTTCCCCTGTCTGAGTGTTCCACTGTCCAGCAGGGACTGGTCCAAGGTCACAGTCCACTCAGACAACTACATAGGAACAGTGAGGAGAGCACTCTCCAAGCTGGTGGACATCTGCCATGAACTGGAAAATAAACTGTCTGCAGAAG AAGTGATCAAGGCCAGTCAGTATGCAG TGGACGTGACTCTGGATCCAACAACTGCTGCAGGCTGGCTGACTCTGTCCCCAGATGGAAAAGAG GTGAGACTCAGCTGCCAGCAGAAGAAAGTCGCTGTCCCAGATGACCCTCGCAGGTTCGACTCCTGCGTCTCCGTTCTGGGGAAACAAAGCTTCAAGTCTGGAAGAAACTACTGGGTGGTTCAG GTTGGAGATAAAACAGACTGGGATCTTGGCGTGGCCAAGGAGTCCATCAACAGGAAGGGGGCCATCACAGTGCGTCCTGACAACGGCTACTGGGCAATCTGCCGGCGGAAAGGTGGCAATCTCAGCGCCTGCGCCGGCCCCTCCATCACCCTCAACCTCCAGGAAATCCCCCAGATAGTCGGCATCTTCGTGGACTACGAAGAGGGTTCAGTGTCCTTCTACAACATAGACGCAAAGACTCACATTTACACTTACGACGGATGTGCCTTCGCCGAGCCTCTCTACCCGTACTTTAACCCCTGTCTTCATGACAACGGGAAGAACACCTCCCCGCTGATCATCTGTCCTGTCGAGGTGGAGTACACAGATGATACTGCAGCATCTTGA